CAGCGCGTCCACGTCATCAACCTGTCGCTGGGCGGCCGCACGCTCGAGCGGGTGGTGCGCTCGCCGTTCCATCGGTCGCTGTTCCACGCGGCCAGCATCGGCATCTCCGTCGTCGCGGCCGCCGGGAACGACGGCAGCCAGACGTCCGGCACCCCGGGAAACGATTTCTTCGCTCTGGCGGTCGGCGCCGTCGACGTGAAGGATCGCTGCGCGGGCTTCAGCGGCGGCGGCACGCATCTCATCACCGAAAGCGAACATATCGGGCCGAAACTGCTGCCGCTCGCCTACTCCAAGCCCGACCTGTGCGCTCCCGGCGTCGACATTCGGTCGACCGTGCCAAAGGAGGCCTGGGGCTTCCTGAGCGGAACATCGATGGCCACGCCGCACGTGGCCGGCGCGGTGGCGCTGCTGCGATCGGCCTGTCAAGGCTTCTCCGATCTGCCGGGCTTCCGCCAGTCGAGCGTCATCCAGGACATCATCCTGGCAACGACCTTCGATCTCGGCGAGCGCGGCCTCGATCACCGCTTCGGTTTCGGTCGTGTCGATGCGCTGAGGGCCATCGACGCGGCAAGCGGCTGGGTTACTGATACGTCCGAGTACCGTGATCGGCGGAACCGGTCTCCGGTGGCGCCGCCGTCGGCACGCGGTCGTCTGGGCCGCCTGCCGGGGATTGGTCCGGCCGATCCGGGTGCGTGAACGTTTCGTCAAGGTGGTTTGTCCATCATGAGTGGCGTTCGATGGAACCGGGACAACCTCGAAGTGTTGTCTCCTGCCACGCCCGGAGCGATACAATGCTGTCGAGAGTGCCTTCCTCACCGTCCGCCGGCGACGATTCCTCCGACCAGAAGGTCGAGCCGGACGTCTGGGCCGGGTTTTCCGGCCGCAGGACGGAGGACGTGATCGTCGAACTCGTCCTGCCGGCCTTGTCCTTCACCCCGAAGCCGGCGCCGACGGGCTCAGGCGAAGGCGCGCGTCCGGGGCTCTGGCCGATGCCGCCATCGTCCGCCGATGCCGACCGGGTCGCTGCCGTCTTCGGAGAGGCGAGGGAGCGACTGGGCGCGATGGGCATCTCCCGGGTCACCGAACTGCGCAGTGCCGGTTCGATGGTGGCACGCGTCGACCGCCGGCAACTGGGGCTGCTCGCCGCCCTGCCGTCGGTCCGCCGGATCTACCCCAACACCCCGCTGTGAGGTGATCGCCCACGCCGGCGCCTTCCCCCTTCGCCGCGCGCGCGTCCGATGCAGGGAGGGTCGTCCGGACGATGGGCGGTGACCGGCGCCTTCATCTTGTGATTGCAAGTTGCCGCGTCACGTGTACGATGTGCCGCAGCAACGGGGGATGGTCAGGATGTATCGGCTGGGAGCCGCAGTCGCCGCAGTGCTGTCTTTCCTCCTGTTCGTTGCATGGCCCGCCCAGGCCAAGACCCGCATCACCGAGAAGACCGAGTATTACGAAATCTCCGGCAGGACGGGCATGGAGCTTCTTCTGGACATGAACCGGCGCGGCCCGCGCCAGGGCTTCCTGACGAAGGCCATCGCACAGACGCGCTACGAGACCCGGCCGGACGGCAAGTTCGTGCACGAGAAGGGTGTGTGCAGGATCAAGGGCGGCGGCGTCACCATGAAGATCACCTACGTCTACCCGAAGCCAAGAGGGACGCTCGACAAGGATCTCGGCCGGCGCTGGAAGCTCTTTCAGGCCGACAACGTCCGTCACGAGCAGACCCACGGCCGGATCGCCCGGGAACTCGCCAGCGAGGTCGATGCCTACGTTCGCGGCTTCGCCGTCAAGGATGGCCCTTCCTGCTGGAAGGCGCTGTCGCGCTTCGAGCGCGAGCTCCAGGCGTACTACACGCGAAACAAGAAGAAGCAGGCCGCATTCGACCTGAAGGAACATCGCGACGGGGGGCCGGTCGACAAGAGCATCCGCATCCTGGTCGGCAAGCGCTAGAGCATGTCTCCCGGAAGGGGACACCCGTTTCGGGCGGACGACATCGCCAGGAACAACCACCTGAAGCGTGCGGAGCGACCTTGAAGGGTCGCGACGCGGCTAGGGGCGCTCGGGCATCCCTGCCGACGTCGTCCGGGCGGCATGCGGTCGGCGCGGAGAGGCGAGCCCCGCGACGGCGACGGTGCCGGGCGGCTGCTCCGGCCGCAGCGTGAACTCGACGAGAACCGGCAGGTGGTCGGAGCCGACGCCCTCCAGGCGCCGTGCGTCGACCAGCAGCACCCCGGGCTTGGCCAGCACGTGATCGATCGGCAGTCCGAGCCAGCGCCGCAGCGCGTCGGGGGCCGACCGCACGAGCCAGGTCGGCCCGAGACGCGGCACCGCCGTGAAACCGCCGGCGGCCGCGATCGTCCGCACCGACGCGCTCCAGTCGGCCGCGTTGAGATCGCCGGCGAGGAGCGCAGTGTCGCTGAGCGCGCCGAGAGTGGGCAGGAGCTCGCGGATCTGCCGGGGCTGTGCGAAGGGCCAGGGCCAGAGGAGGTGGAGGCTGGCGATCTCCACGGCGTGGCCGCCGAAATCCACCGTGACGAGGCCGAAGCGCCCGCCGAGGCCGCAGACGCCCATGTCGAGGAAGGGGCGGCGCGAGAGGATCAGCACGCTGCCCACCGACCGCTCGTCGGGGCAGTCGAGCCGGTGCGGGTAGGCCGCCGAGATCGCCTGCAGGCTCTGCCGCCAGGCCGGCGAGGCCTCGTTCAGCGTCACCACGTCCGGCCGCGTGCGCCCGATCAGCGACAGCACGCGCGCGGGATCGGGATGGTCGTAGCGCATGTTGAGCTGCAGCAGCCGGTAGCGCGGGCCGGCGACATCGCTCGCGGCAGCCGGCGTGGCGCCATGAAAGGGCGCGAGACTCGACGTCGTGGCGAAGGCACCGATCGCGAGCAGCAGTCCGGCCGCACCGTGCAGCCATTGCCGCGTCGCCAGGAGAAGCAGGCAGGCCATCGCCAGCAGCACCGCGAGATGCGCGCGGAAATGGGAGAAGGCGTCGAACGCCGGATGCAGCCGGCCGAGCAGGCCGGCGACCAGCGGCAGCGAGATCGCCAGCGCCAGGAGCAGGGCGGCTGTCTTGACGGGGCCGGAGGCGGCGAGGACACGGAAGCGGAGCATCGCGATGCGGTGCTCCGCAATCATGACCGTTTCAAGAAGCCGCTACTGGAACGCCGTCTCCGAGAAGCTGCGCAGCTTGCGCGAATGCAGCCGTTCGACCGGCATGGCGGCCAGCCGCTCCATCGCCTTCATGCCGATGATCAGGTGCTGGGCGACCTGGCGCTTGTAGAAGTCGGTCGCCATGCCGGGCAGCTTCAGTTCCCCGTGCAGCGGCTTGTCGGACACGCACAGCAGCGTGCCGTAGGGCACGCGGAAGCGGAAGCCGTTGGCCGCGATGGTCGCCGACTCCATGTCGAGGGCGATGGCGCGCGACTGCGACAGCCGCTGCACCGGGCCGCGCTGGTCGCGCAGCTCCCAGTTGCGGTTGTCGATCGTGGCGACGGTGCCGGTGCGCATGATGCGCTTCAGGTCGTAGCCGGACAGCCCGGTCACCTCCGCCACCGCCTCCTGCAGCGCCACCTGCACCTCGGCCAGCGCCGGGATCGGCACCCACACCGGAAGGTCGTCGTCGAGAACGTGGTCCTCGCGCACATAGGCGTGCGCCAGCACGTAGTCGCCCAGCGCCTGGGTGTTGCGCAGGCCCGCGCAATGGCCGAGCATCAGCCAGGCATGGGGCCTCAGCACCGCGATGTGGTCGGTGATGGTCTTGGCGTTGGACGGGCCGACGCCGATGTTGACCATCGTGATGCCGCCGTGGTCGGGCCGCGTCAGGTGATAGGCCGGCATCTGCGGCATGCGGGCAATCGCGACCGGGTTCTCCTCCGGCTCGCCGGGCAGGGTGACGATGTTGCCGGGCTCCACGAAGCTCGCATAGCCCTCGCCGCCGCGCGCCATCATGCCCCGCGCCAGCGCCACGAACTCGTCGATGTAGAACTGGTAGTTGGTGAACAGCACGAAGTTCTGGAAATGCGACGGGCTCGTCGCCGTGTAGTGCGAAAGCCGGTGCAGCGAATAGTCGATGCGCTGTGCGGTGAACGGCGCCAGCGGCGACGGCTCTCCGGGTGCCGGTTCGTAAGTGCCGTTGGCGATGTGGTCGTCGGTGCCGTTGAGATCCGGCACGTCGAAGATGTCGCGCAGCGGCCGCTTGATGCGGTCGGCGACGGAGGCCTCCACGTGGGTGCCTTCGAGGAAGGCGAAGTGGACGGGGATCGGCGTCTCCGATTCGCCCACGGTGATCGGCACGCCGTGATTGCGGATGATGTGCCTGAACTGTTCGGTGAGGTAGCTCTCGAACAGGTCGGGCCGGGTGATGGTCGTCGCGTAGTGGCCGGGCGAGGGCATATGGCCGTAGGCCAGGCGGGTGTCGACCGGATCGTAGCTCGCCACCGTGACGCTGACCTCGGGATAGCAGGCCCTGAAGCGCCGGTCCGGTGCGCCCGAACTCGACAGGCCGTTGAAGGCCTCGCGCAGGAAGGTGGTGTTGCGGTCGTAGAGCGTCTTCAGTGCGGCGACGGCCTCTTCGGCGGTCGTGAAGCTCTGGCGGGCATAGGGCTCCGGCCGGTCGATCGTGGCGATGGCTCGTGGGTAGATTCGCTTTTCCATGTCCCATTATAGGGATCGGATCGTGACAGTGCGAGGGGGCAGGCCCACCGCAAGATCGGATTATCGGGCGCGTTGCAGGCCGAACACGATCACCAGCCCCGCTCCGCTGGAGCGCTGGATCTCGCTGCCCACGAACCGGCCGCCATCCTCCTCGCCGCCGGCCAGCGCCAGCATCGGCGCCGACAGGAGCGCCAGCACGAGGGCGATCCGGGCGATCGCCGTGCCGGGCGAGAAGCGGTGAACGGGAAGCTGGGTGGTCATCGGATCGGCTTTCGGAATTGTTCGGGCATCGGTGCGGTTGGCAGGGCGTCAGCGCCGGGGCGGCCGGCAGACCAGCCCCTCTTCGAAGACGCAGGGAATGAACAGGCCGATCTCCCAGGACAGGGCGCTCCGGCTGGTGCCGGCCACCACGACGGCCAGTGCCGCACCGGCGGCGAGGACGCTCAGGCTGGCGATCACGAGGCGTCTGGCATGCATGGCTTGTCCCTCCATGCTGCCGTTTTCGCACGGCCGGACTGAACCGCGGCTGAGGGGGCCGTTCATGAGGCGTTCAAACACGTTAAGATGAGCGCTGGACCACCGAAGCGGCCTTGCCTTCGAGCCCCGGAGGGCCTTTCTTGGCGCCGATGCGAACAACGGAGGGATGCATGGCCACCCAGACCACACCGATCGATCTCTACTACTGGCCGACGCCGAACGGCTGGAAGATCACCATCATGCTCGAGGAACTCGGCGTTCCCTACGAGGTAAAGTTCGTCAACATCGGCAAGGGCGAGCAGTTCGAGCCATCCTTCCTGGCGATCGCGCCCAACAACCGCATGCCGGCCATCGTCGATCCGGAGGGCCCGGGTGGCGAACCCATCTCGGTCTTCGAGTCGGGCGCCATCCTGCAATATCTGGGCCGCAAGTTCGGCCGCTTCTATCCGGCCGACGAGCGCGCCCGCGTGGCGGTGGACGAGTGGCTGTTCTGGCAGATGGGCGGGCTCGGGCCGATGGCCGGGCAGACGCACCACTTCCGCCAGTACGCGCCGGAAAAGGTGCCCTACGCGATCGACCGCTACACCAACGAGGTGAACCGGCTCTACGGCGTCATGAACCGGCGGCTCGCCGACCGCGACTTCCTCGCCGGCGACTATTCGATCGCCGACATGGCCTGCGTGGGCTGGGTGAAGCCCTACAAGAACCAGGGGCAGGAGATCGACGACTTCCCGAACCTCAAGCGCTGGTTCGAGACGGTGATGGCGCGGCCCGCCGTCGAGCGGGGCATGGCCATCGGCCAGGAGCACCGCCGCAACCTCGCCGACGACAAGGAAGCGCAGAAGATCCTGTTCGGCCAGAAGGCCCGCGCCTGACGGCCGGCCCGTCGGGTCCACGAAAAAGCCCGGGCGACGCCGACGCGTCGCCCGGGCTTCTGTTCAGGGCCGGTGCTGGCGGGATCGACCGCTACAGCTTCGACCAGGTCTGCGACTTGCAGAAGATCGCCGCCACGCAGCCCTTCATCGTCAGCGATGCGCCGGACAGCTTTCCGGTGCCGCTGTAGGTCTTGTCCTCGGTCGGATCGGTGATCGAGCCCTTGTAGGCGTTGGCGCCGTTCAGGCTCATCTTGCCGATCTGCTTGCCGGCAAATTTGCCCGTCTTCAGCTTGATGCAGAAGGCCTCTCCACAGGGGGCGATCACGGCCGTCTCGCCGGACGCGGTCTTCCAGTTGCCTTCGATCGGGTCGGCGAATGCCGCTCCGGCCGACACGAGCACCGCCGCTGCGGTCAGTGCGAAAATGCGCTTCATGATGTCCTCTCCTTCATCTGGTCGGCCGCAGGGCCGGCGAAAGCTTACGCGAACGTCAACGTAAACCAATGCGACGAAGCGCGGAAGCGGTGTCCCAGCGGAAGGCCGGGGAAATTTTCGGCGGGCTCTGCCGCCGTCGCGGGGCCGATGCGACCGATGCGGCGGCAGCCGACCGTTTCGCAGGGTTAGCGAAGGGTTTCGACGGGTGCGGCGCATTTGACGCGAATTTTCCGCGAATCCGCGGAACTCCGCGATTCCCATCCTTAACGGTTTCTCGCCTTTACCTCTTGTTTTAGTTTTGTTTTCGTCGAGTTAAGCAAGCCATTTAACGACGGATTCAAGGCTTCCCGGCATCCTGTGAAGCATCGGAAGAACAGCGGAAGACGACAAAAGGCCGCCGCTTCCACGAGACCAACGGGGACTGGAACAATGGCACGCTTCGAAATGCTCGACGCCGGTTTCGGCGACATCGGAAACAACGCCCAGGCCGACATTCTCTTCGAACTCGGCATGATGTACGCCACCGGCCGCGACTGCGAAGTCGACATGGTCGCCGCGCACAAATGGTTCAACATCGCCGCGATCAAGGGCTCCGACCGTGCGGCCCGGCTGCGCGGAGAGGTGGCCGCCTCGATGAGCAAGCTGGAGATCGCCCGGGCGCTCCGCGAGGCCCGCGAGTGGATGACGATGCACTGACGGCGCGTCGCGGTCGGGGCAGGCACGGCGGGCTTCGCGCGCCGCCGCGGATCGATAGAAATTTATCCGCTGCGCACGTCCTGCGTTAAGGATTGGGATACGAACGGTATCGGACAAGTGGGTCAGGGAGTGCGGGAGAAGACGGATCGTCGTGGTTGAAGGACAGCGCGACGGACGGCCGCCACCAAAACCGCGCCGGCTCCGAGGGGAGGCCGGCGCGGTTTCGCTTTCTGCGGGATGTCGCGGTCGAAGTGACAGCCCGGGAGGCTCCGAACTTGCGCCTCGTCAGGCCGCGTCGAGCGGCCGGATGCGCCTCTCGATCTCGAACAGTCGTTTCGTATCGCGATCTGCAAGGGAGCGGATCATATGATGCTCTTTTCCGCTTGGGGTACTCCGTCAGGCGGAATGGCAGAGATTCACCCCTCCCTGAACCGCACCAGCACCGTACCCTCGCTCACCTGCGCCCCCTCGGTGGCGATGGCGTCGATGACGCCGTCGTGCGGGGCGGCGATGGTGTGCTCCATCTTCATGGCTTCGAGCACCAGCAGCGCCTGGCCGCGACGCACCGTGTCGCCGGCCGCGGCGCGCACGACCTTGACCAGCCCCGGCATCGGCGCGCGCAGAGCGTCGCCGCCGGCTGCCGCGTCCTCCGCCGCCTCGAACGGATCGGCGATCGAGAATCCGTGGCCGACGGGACCCTCGAACACCGTCACGTGGCCCGGCCAGCGCGCGGTCCGTGCGGCCGCGACGTGGGCCTCGTCGAGCACCAGCGTCTCGCCATCGTCGAAAGCGACCGCATGGCGGCCGTCGCGGCGCGCGGTGATGCGGGCGGCGAGAGCCTCCTCGCCGCGTTTCAGCGTCACCCGCTTGCCGAGCGGATGGAAATGGGTGTAGCCGGCCAGCGCGTCCCACGGGTCGGTTGCACCGGCGGGGCACTGCGCGCCCGAAGCCGCCAGCGCGGCGAGCGCGGCCACGTGCCGCGAGGGGCCGGGCAGTGCCGTCAGCGCCTCCTGGCTGCGGCCGATCAGCCCCGTGTCGACGTCGCCGGCAGAGAATTCGGGGTCGCCTGCCAGCTTCACCAGGAAGGGGATGTTGACGGTCGAGCCCGCCACTTCGGTCTCTTCGAGCGCCTGCGTCAGTGCCGTCAGAGCGGCGGGACGCGAGGCTGCCTTCACCACCAGCTTGGCGATCATCGGATCGTAGAAGGGCGATATGGCGTCGCCCTGGCGCACGCCGGTCTCGATGCGCATGCCGGCGCCTTCGGGTGCGCGGGCGGGGAAGGCGAGGTGGTGCAGCGTGCCGGTCGCCGGCAGGAAGCCGCGCGCGGCGTCCTCGGCATAGATGCGCGCCTCGAAGGCGTGGCCGTCGAGCCGGATCTCCTCCTGCGAAAGCGGCAGCGGCTCGCCGGCGGCCACCCGCAACTGCCATTCCACGAGGTCGACGCCGGTCACCATCTCCGTCACCGGATGCTCGACCTGCAGCCGCGTGTTCATCTCCATGAACCAGAACCGGTCGGGCCTGAGCCCCTGCGAGGCGTCGACGATGAACTCGATCGTGCCGGCGCCCGAATAGCCGATGGCGCGCGCCGCCTTCACGGCGGCATTGGTCATCGCCGTCCGCATGGCGCCGGTCATGCCGGGGGCAGGGGCCTCCTCGATCACCTTCTGATGCCGGCGCTGTGCGGAGCAGTCGCGCTCGAAGAGATGCACGGCGTTGCCGAAACTGTCGCCGAACACCTGCACCTCGATGTGGCGCGGCTTCTCGACATATTTCTCGATCAGCACCGCGTCGTCGCCGAAAGCGGCCTTCGCCTCGCGCCGCGCGCCGCTCAGCGCATCCGGAAAATCCTCCGGGCGGTCCACCCGGCGCATGCCCTTGCCCCCGCCGCCGGCCCGCGCCTTGATCAGCACGGGATAGCCGATCTCGTTAGCCTTGCCGGCGAGCAGCACCAGCGCCTGGCCCTCGCCGTGATAGCCCGGCACCACCGGCACCCCGGCCTTCTCCATCAGCCGCTTGGCCGCGTCCTTCAGGCCCATGGCGCGGATCGAATCGGCCGAGGGGCCGATGAAGACGAGGCCGGCGGCCGTCACCGCGTCGACGAAGCCGGGGTTCTCCGACAGGAAGCCGTAGCCGGGATGGATCGCCTGCGCCCCGCTCGCCAGCGCCGCCGCGACGATGCGGTCGGCCCTGAGATAGCTCTCGCCCACCGGCGAGGCGCCGATGTGCACCGCCTCGTCGGCCATCGCCACGTGCAGTGACGCCGCGTCGGCATCGGAAAAGACCGCGACCGTCCTCACCCCCATGCGCCGCGCCGTGCGGATGACGCGGCAGGCGATCTCGCCGCGGTTTGCGATCAGGATCTTGGAAAACATGGTTCCTCCGCGGCAGGCATCGTCACCGGACGATAAGCCATGGCAGGGCGGCACTGTCCAGCCCACCCGCAGTCGCCGTCGTCGACGCCCTGGTCGCCGTCGTCGGCGCCCTGGTCGCCGTCGTCGACGCCCTGGTCGCCGTCACGAGGGCGGGACGAAGGGCTGGAAGATCGTCCGGAACGCCGGCAGCGCCTCCATCCGCGCCGCCAGCGCTTCAAGATGCGGATACGCGGAGATGTCCACGATCTCCGGCAGCGATTCGGCCATGTGGCGCAGCGCGCAGGCGACCGCGATGTCGGCATGGCCGGGCGCTTCGCCGAACCAGTAGGTCGACGTGCGGCCGGCGCGGTCGGCCTCCAGCGCGGCCAGCGCGCCCAGCATCTGGGCGCTCCGGCGCTCCACCAGCAGGTCGGAGGCCTCGGCGTGCAGGCGCTTCTCGTAGAACAGGCTCACGCCCGTGTCCGCGAGCCCGGTCGCGAGAGCCGCGACCTTGAGCGCCCGCCGCCGCGCGGGTTC
The nucleotide sequence above comes from Aquibium microcysteis. Encoded proteins:
- a CDS encoding sel1 repeat family protein → MARFEMLDAGFGDIGNNAQADILFELGMMYATGRDCEVDMVAAHKWFNIAAIKGSDRAARLRGEVAASMSKLEIARALREAREWMTMH
- a CDS encoding DUF922 domain-containing protein encodes the protein MYRLGAAVAAVLSFLLFVAWPAQAKTRITEKTEYYEISGRTGMELLLDMNRRGPRQGFLTKAIAQTRYETRPDGKFVHEKGVCRIKGGGVTMKITYVYPKPRGTLDKDLGRRWKLFQADNVRHEQTHGRIARELASEVDAYVRGFAVKDGPSCWKALSRFERELQAYYTRNKKKQAAFDLKEHRDGGPVDKSIRILVGKR
- a CDS encoding AMP nucleosidase encodes the protein MEKRIYPRAIATIDRPEPYARQSFTTAEEAVAALKTLYDRNTTFLREAFNGLSSSGAPDRRFRACYPEVSVTVASYDPVDTRLAYGHMPSPGHYATTITRPDLFESYLTEQFRHIIRNHGVPITVGESETPIPVHFAFLEGTHVEASVADRIKRPLRDIFDVPDLNGTDDHIANGTYEPAPGEPSPLAPFTAQRIDYSLHRLSHYTATSPSHFQNFVLFTNYQFYIDEFVALARGMMARGGEGYASFVEPGNIVTLPGEPEENPVAIARMPQMPAYHLTRPDHGGITMVNIGVGPSNAKTITDHIAVLRPHAWLMLGHCAGLRNTQALGDYVLAHAYVREDHVLDDDLPVWVPIPALAEVQVALQEAVAEVTGLSGYDLKRIMRTGTVATIDNRNWELRDQRGPVQRLSQSRAIALDMESATIAANGFRFRVPYGTLLCVSDKPLHGELKLPGMATDFYKRQVAQHLIIGMKAMERLAAMPVERLHSRKLRSFSETAFQ
- a CDS encoding glutathione S-transferase family protein, with the translated sequence MILIGQYDSSFVRRVGIAMTLYGMTFEHRPWSVFGDAARLAAFNPLTRVPTLVLDDGDVLVDSHLIIDHLDSLVEPARRLYPTAEPARRRALKVAALATGLADTGVSLFYEKRLHAEASDLLVERRSAQMLGALAALEADRAGRTSTYWFGEAPGHADIAVACALRHMAESLPEIVDISAYPHLEALAARMEALPAFRTIFQPFVPPS
- a CDS encoding acetyl/propionyl/methylcrotonyl-CoA carboxylase subunit alpha, with the protein product MFSKILIANRGEIACRVIRTARRMGVRTVAVFSDADAASLHVAMADEAVHIGASPVGESYLRADRIVAAALASGAQAIHPGYGFLSENPGFVDAVTAAGLVFIGPSADSIRAMGLKDAAKRLMEKAGVPVVPGYHGEGQALVLLAGKANEIGYPVLIKARAGGGGKGMRRVDRPEDFPDALSGARREAKAAFGDDAVLIEKYVEKPRHIEVQVFGDSFGNAVHLFERDCSAQRRHQKVIEEAPAPGMTGAMRTAMTNAAVKAARAIGYSGAGTIEFIVDASQGLRPDRFWFMEMNTRLQVEHPVTEMVTGVDLVEWQLRVAAGEPLPLSQEEIRLDGHAFEARIYAEDAARGFLPATGTLHHLAFPARAPEGAGMRIETGVRQGDAISPFYDPMIAKLVVKAASRPAALTALTQALEETEVAGSTVNIPFLVKLAGDPEFSAGDVDTGLIGRSQEALTALPGPSRHVAALAALAASGAQCPAGATDPWDALAGYTHFHPLGKRVTLKRGEEALAARITARRDGRHAVAFDDGETLVLDEAHVAAARTARWPGHVTVFEGPVGHGFSIADPFEAAEDAAAGGDALRAPMPGLVKVVRAAAGDTVRRGQALLVLEAMKMEHTIAAPHDGVIDAIATEGAQVSEGTVLVRFREG
- a CDS encoding glutathione S-transferase family protein; amino-acid sequence: MATQTTPIDLYYWPTPNGWKITIMLEELGVPYEVKFVNIGKGEQFEPSFLAIAPNNRMPAIVDPEGPGGEPISVFESGAILQYLGRKFGRFYPADERARVAVDEWLFWQMGGLGPMAGQTHHFRQYAPEKVPYAIDRYTNEVNRLYGVMNRRLADRDFLAGDYSIADMACVGWVKPYKNQGQEIDDFPNLKRWFETVMARPAVERGMAIGQEHRRNLADDKEAQKILFGQKARA
- a CDS encoding DUF2147 domain-containing protein is translated as MKRIFALTAAAVLVSAGAAFADPIEGNWKTASGETAVIAPCGEAFCIKLKTGKFAGKQIGKMSLNGANAYKGSITDPTEDKTYSGTGKLSGASLTMKGCVAAIFCKSQTWSKL
- a CDS encoding endonuclease/exonuclease/phosphatase family protein, with product MLRFRVLAASGPVKTAALLLALAISLPLVAGLLGRLHPAFDAFSHFRAHLAVLLAMACLLLLATRQWLHGAAGLLLAIGAFATTSSLAPFHGATPAAASDVAGPRYRLLQLNMRYDHPDPARVLSLIGRTRPDVVTLNEASPAWRQSLQAISAAYPHRLDCPDERSVGSVLILSRRPFLDMGVCGLGGRFGLVTVDFGGHAVEIASLHLLWPWPFAQPRQIRELLPTLGALSDTALLAGDLNAADWSASVRTIAAAGGFTAVPRLGPTWLVRSAPDALRRWLGLPIDHVLAKPGVLLVDARRLEGVGSDHLPVLVEFTLRPEQPPGTVAVAGLASPRRPHAARTTSAGMPERP